The following are encoded together in the Neofelis nebulosa isolate mNeoNeb1 chromosome 9, mNeoNeb1.pri, whole genome shotgun sequence genome:
- the DBNDD2 gene encoding dysbindin domain-containing protein 2 — protein sequence MDPNPRAALERQQLRLRERQKFFEDILQPETEFVFPLSHLHLESQRPPIGSISSMEVNVDALEQVELIDLGDQDGADVFLPCEDPPPTPQTSGMDHRPEELGLPMATPDRTASRTSSSSSDDSTNLHSPNPSDGGADTPLAQSDEEEDGADGGAEPGACS from the exons ATGGACCCAAATCCCCGGGCAGCCCTGGAGCGCCAGCAGCTCCGCCTTCGGGAGCGGCAGAAATTCTTTGAGGACATTTTACAGCCAGAGACAGAGTTTGTCTTCCCCCTGTCCCACCTGCATCTCGAGTCGCAGAGAC CCCCCATAGGTAGTATCTCATCCATGGAAGTGAATGTGGATGCCCTGGAGCAGGTAGAACTTATTGACCTTGGGGACCAAGATGGAGCAGATGTGTTCTTGCCTTGCGAAGACCCTCCACCAACCCCCCAGACATCTG GGATGGACCACCGTCCAGAGGAGCTGGGCCTGCCAATGGCCACGCCAGACAGGACCGCGTCCCGCACCTCCTCCTCGTCTTCTGACGACTCCACCAACCTGCACAGCCCAAATCCCAGTGACGGCGGAGCGGACACGCCCTTGGCACAGTCTGATGAGGAAGAGGATGGGGCCGATGggggggcagagcctggagcttgcagCTAG
- the PIGT gene encoding GPI transamidase component PIG-T isoform X1 — protein sequence MAAALPLVLLVLLLLGPVGRGHAEPPRDSLREELVITPLPSGDVAATFQFRTRWDSELQREEVSHYRLFPKALGQLISKYSLRELHLSFTQGFWRTRYWGPPFLQAPSGAELWVWFQDTVTDVDKSWKELSNVLSGIFCASLNFIDSTNTVTPTASFKPLGLANAHPRQLESPLGTDHNFLRYAVLPREVVCTENLTPWKKLLPCSSKAGLSVLLKADRLFHTSYHSQAVHIRPVCRNARCTSVSWELRQTLSVVFDAFVTGQGKKDWSLFRMFSRTLTEPCPLASESRVYVDITGYNQDNETLEVTPPPTTTYQDVILGARKTYAVYDLLDTAVINNSRNLNLQLKWKSPPESEAPPVPFLHAQRYVSGYGLQNGKLNTLLYNTHPHRAFPVLLLDTVPWHLRLYVHTLTITSKGKDNKPSYVHYQPAQDRLQPHLLEMLIQLPANSATKVSIQFERALLKWTEYTPDPNHGFYVSPSVISALVPSTVAAKPVDWEESPLFKSLYPVSDSSSYFVRLYTEPLLVNLPTPDFSMPYNVICLTCTVVAVCYGSFYNLLTRTFHIEEPSTGGLAKRLANLIRRARGVPPL from the exons ATGGCGGCGGCCTTGCCGCTCGTCCTGCTCGTGCTGCTGCTACTGGGTCCGGTGGGCAGGGGTCATGCAGAACCCCCACGCGACAGCCTGCGGGAGGAGCTCGTTATCACCCCGCTGCCTTCTGGGGACGTAGCCGCCACGTTCCAGTTCCGCACGCGCTGGGATTCGGAGCTGCAGCGGGAAGAAG TATCTCATTATAGGCTATTtcccaaggccctggggcagTTGATCTCCAAATATTCTCTACGAGAGCTGCACTTGTCATTCACGCAAGGCTTTTGGAGGACTCGATACTGGGGGCCACCTTTCCTGCAGGCCCCATCAGGTGCAGAGCTCTGGGTCTGGTTCCAAGACACCGTCACTGA CGTGGATAAATCTTGGAAGGAGCTCAGTAACGTGCTCTCGGGTATCTTCTGCGCCTCTCTGAACTTCATTGACTCCACCAACACGGTCACTCCCACTGCCTCCTTCAAACCCCTGGGACTGGCCAATG CCCACCCCAGACAGCTTGAGTCTCCCTTAGGCACTGATCACAATTTCCTGCGCTACGCTGTGCTACCACGAGAGGTTGTCTGCACTGAGAACCTCACCCCATGGAAGAAGCTCTTGCCCTGCAGCTCCAAG GCAGGCCTGTCTGTGCTGCTCAAGGCTGACCGCTTGTTCCACACTAGCTACCACTCCCAGGCAGTGCATATCCGTCCTGTTTGCAGG AATGCACGCTGTACCAGCGTCTCCTGGGAGCTGAGGCAGACCCTTTCTGTTGTGTTTGATGCCTTCGTCACAGGACAGGGGAAGAAAG aTTGGTCCCTCTTTCGGATGTTCTCCCGAACCCTGACGGAGCCCTGCCCCCTGGCTTCAGAGAGCCGAGTCTATGTGGACATCACCGGCTATAACCAG GACAATGAGACGTTGGAGGtgacccctcccccaaccaccaccTACCAGGACGTCATCCTCGGTGCCCGGAAGACCTACGCCGTCTACGACTTGCTGGACACGGCCGTGATCAACAACTCTCGTAACCTCAACCTCCAGCTCAAGTGGAAGAGCCCCCCAGAGAGCG AGGCCCCTCCGGTGCCCTTCCTGCATGCCCAGCGGTACGTGAGCGGCTACGGGCTGCAGAACGGGAAGCTGAACACGCTGCTGTACAACACGCACCCACACCGGGCCTTCCCCGTGCTGCTGCTGGACACCGTGCCCTGGCACCTGCGGCTGTATGTGCACACCCTCACCATCACTTCCAAGGGCAAGGACAACAAACCGA GTTACGTCCACTACCAGCCCGCGCAGGACCGGCTGCAGCCGCACCTCCTGGAGATGCTGATTCAGCTGCCGGCCAACTCGGCCACCAAGGTGTCCATTCAGTTTGAGCGGGCGCTGCTCAAGTGGACCGAGTATACCCCGGACCCCAACCACGGCTTCTACGTCAG CCCGTCTGTCATCAGTGCCCTCGTGCCCAGCACGGTGGCAGCCAAGCCCGTGGACTGGGAAGAGAGCCCCCTGTTCAAGTCCCT GTACCCGGTCTCCGATAGCTCTAGCTACTTTGTGCGCCTCTACACAGAGCCGCTGCTGGTGAACCTGCCCACGCCGGACTTCAGCATGCCCTACAACGTCATCTGCCTCACGTGCACGGTGGTGGCCGTGTGCTATGGCTCCTTCTACAATCTCCTCACCCGAACCTTCCACATCGAGGAGCCCAGCACGGGCGGCCTGGCCAAGCGGCTGGCTAACCTTATCCGGCGTGCCCGTGGCGTGCCACCGCTCTGA
- the PIGT gene encoding GPI transamidase component PIG-T isoform X2: MAAALPLVLLVLLLLGPVGRGHAEPPRDSLREELVITPLPSGDVAATFQFRTRWDSELQREEVSHYRLFPKALGQLISKYSLRELHLSFTQGFWRTRYWGPPFLQAPSGAELWVWFQDTVTDVDKSWKELSNVLSGIFCASLNFIDSTNTVTPTASFKPLGLANGTDHNFLRYAVLPREVVCTENLTPWKKLLPCSSKAGLSVLLKADRLFHTSYHSQAVHIRPVCRNARCTSVSWELRQTLSVVFDAFVTGQGKKDWSLFRMFSRTLTEPCPLASESRVYVDITGYNQDNETLEVTPPPTTTYQDVILGARKTYAVYDLLDTAVINNSRNLNLQLKWKSPPESEAPPVPFLHAQRYVSGYGLQNGKLNTLLYNTHPHRAFPVLLLDTVPWHLRLYVHTLTITSKGKDNKPSYVHYQPAQDRLQPHLLEMLIQLPANSATKVSIQFERALLKWTEYTPDPNHGFYVSPSVISALVPSTVAAKPVDWEESPLFKSLYPVSDSSSYFVRLYTEPLLVNLPTPDFSMPYNVICLTCTVVAVCYGSFYNLLTRTFHIEEPSTGGLAKRLANLIRRARGVPPL; encoded by the exons ATGGCGGCGGCCTTGCCGCTCGTCCTGCTCGTGCTGCTGCTACTGGGTCCGGTGGGCAGGGGTCATGCAGAACCCCCACGCGACAGCCTGCGGGAGGAGCTCGTTATCACCCCGCTGCCTTCTGGGGACGTAGCCGCCACGTTCCAGTTCCGCACGCGCTGGGATTCGGAGCTGCAGCGGGAAGAAG TATCTCATTATAGGCTATTtcccaaggccctggggcagTTGATCTCCAAATATTCTCTACGAGAGCTGCACTTGTCATTCACGCAAGGCTTTTGGAGGACTCGATACTGGGGGCCACCTTTCCTGCAGGCCCCATCAGGTGCAGAGCTCTGGGTCTGGTTCCAAGACACCGTCACTGA CGTGGATAAATCTTGGAAGGAGCTCAGTAACGTGCTCTCGGGTATCTTCTGCGCCTCTCTGAACTTCATTGACTCCACCAACACGGTCACTCCCACTGCCTCCTTCAAACCCCTGGGACTGGCCAATG GCACTGATCACAATTTCCTGCGCTACGCTGTGCTACCACGAGAGGTTGTCTGCACTGAGAACCTCACCCCATGGAAGAAGCTCTTGCCCTGCAGCTCCAAG GCAGGCCTGTCTGTGCTGCTCAAGGCTGACCGCTTGTTCCACACTAGCTACCACTCCCAGGCAGTGCATATCCGTCCTGTTTGCAGG AATGCACGCTGTACCAGCGTCTCCTGGGAGCTGAGGCAGACCCTTTCTGTTGTGTTTGATGCCTTCGTCACAGGACAGGGGAAGAAAG aTTGGTCCCTCTTTCGGATGTTCTCCCGAACCCTGACGGAGCCCTGCCCCCTGGCTTCAGAGAGCCGAGTCTATGTGGACATCACCGGCTATAACCAG GACAATGAGACGTTGGAGGtgacccctcccccaaccaccaccTACCAGGACGTCATCCTCGGTGCCCGGAAGACCTACGCCGTCTACGACTTGCTGGACACGGCCGTGATCAACAACTCTCGTAACCTCAACCTCCAGCTCAAGTGGAAGAGCCCCCCAGAGAGCG AGGCCCCTCCGGTGCCCTTCCTGCATGCCCAGCGGTACGTGAGCGGCTACGGGCTGCAGAACGGGAAGCTGAACACGCTGCTGTACAACACGCACCCACACCGGGCCTTCCCCGTGCTGCTGCTGGACACCGTGCCCTGGCACCTGCGGCTGTATGTGCACACCCTCACCATCACTTCCAAGGGCAAGGACAACAAACCGA GTTACGTCCACTACCAGCCCGCGCAGGACCGGCTGCAGCCGCACCTCCTGGAGATGCTGATTCAGCTGCCGGCCAACTCGGCCACCAAGGTGTCCATTCAGTTTGAGCGGGCGCTGCTCAAGTGGACCGAGTATACCCCGGACCCCAACCACGGCTTCTACGTCAG CCCGTCTGTCATCAGTGCCCTCGTGCCCAGCACGGTGGCAGCCAAGCCCGTGGACTGGGAAGAGAGCCCCCTGTTCAAGTCCCT GTACCCGGTCTCCGATAGCTCTAGCTACTTTGTGCGCCTCTACACAGAGCCGCTGCTGGTGAACCTGCCCACGCCGGACTTCAGCATGCCCTACAACGTCATCTGCCTCACGTGCACGGTGGTGGCCGTGTGCTATGGCTCCTTCTACAATCTCCTCACCCGAACCTTCCACATCGAGGAGCCCAGCACGGGCGGCCTGGCCAAGCGGCTGGCTAACCTTATCCGGCGTGCCCGTGGCGTGCCACCGCTCTGA
- the PIGT gene encoding GPI transamidase component PIG-T isoform X3: MAAALPLVLLVLLLLGPVGRGHAEPPRDSLREELVITPLPSGDVAATFQFRTRWDSELQREEGTDHNFLRYAVLPREVVCTENLTPWKKLLPCSSKAGLSVLLKADRLFHTSYHSQAVHIRPVCRNARCTSVSWELRQTLSVVFDAFVTGQGKKDWSLFRMFSRTLTEPCPLASESRVYVDITGYNQDNETLEVTPPPTTTYQDVILGARKTYAVYDLLDTAVINNSRNLNLQLKWKSPPESEAPPVPFLHAQRYVSGYGLQNGKLNTLLYNTHPHRAFPVLLLDTVPWHLRLYVHTLTITSKGKDNKPSYVHYQPAQDRLQPHLLEMLIQLPANSATKVSIQFERALLKWTEYTPDPNHGFYVSPSVISALVPSTVAAKPVDWEESPLFKSLYPVSDSSSYFVRLYTEPLLVNLPTPDFSMPYNVICLTCTVVAVCYGSFYNLLTRTFHIEEPSTGGLAKRLANLIRRARGVPPL, from the exons ATGGCGGCGGCCTTGCCGCTCGTCCTGCTCGTGCTGCTGCTACTGGGTCCGGTGGGCAGGGGTCATGCAGAACCCCCACGCGACAGCCTGCGGGAGGAGCTCGTTATCACCCCGCTGCCTTCTGGGGACGTAGCCGCCACGTTCCAGTTCCGCACGCGCTGGGATTCGGAGCTGCAGCGGGAAGAAG GCACTGATCACAATTTCCTGCGCTACGCTGTGCTACCACGAGAGGTTGTCTGCACTGAGAACCTCACCCCATGGAAGAAGCTCTTGCCCTGCAGCTCCAAG GCAGGCCTGTCTGTGCTGCTCAAGGCTGACCGCTTGTTCCACACTAGCTACCACTCCCAGGCAGTGCATATCCGTCCTGTTTGCAGG AATGCACGCTGTACCAGCGTCTCCTGGGAGCTGAGGCAGACCCTTTCTGTTGTGTTTGATGCCTTCGTCACAGGACAGGGGAAGAAAG aTTGGTCCCTCTTTCGGATGTTCTCCCGAACCCTGACGGAGCCCTGCCCCCTGGCTTCAGAGAGCCGAGTCTATGTGGACATCACCGGCTATAACCAG GACAATGAGACGTTGGAGGtgacccctcccccaaccaccaccTACCAGGACGTCATCCTCGGTGCCCGGAAGACCTACGCCGTCTACGACTTGCTGGACACGGCCGTGATCAACAACTCTCGTAACCTCAACCTCCAGCTCAAGTGGAAGAGCCCCCCAGAGAGCG AGGCCCCTCCGGTGCCCTTCCTGCATGCCCAGCGGTACGTGAGCGGCTACGGGCTGCAGAACGGGAAGCTGAACACGCTGCTGTACAACACGCACCCACACCGGGCCTTCCCCGTGCTGCTGCTGGACACCGTGCCCTGGCACCTGCGGCTGTATGTGCACACCCTCACCATCACTTCCAAGGGCAAGGACAACAAACCGA GTTACGTCCACTACCAGCCCGCGCAGGACCGGCTGCAGCCGCACCTCCTGGAGATGCTGATTCAGCTGCCGGCCAACTCGGCCACCAAGGTGTCCATTCAGTTTGAGCGGGCGCTGCTCAAGTGGACCGAGTATACCCCGGACCCCAACCACGGCTTCTACGTCAG CCCGTCTGTCATCAGTGCCCTCGTGCCCAGCACGGTGGCAGCCAAGCCCGTGGACTGGGAAGAGAGCCCCCTGTTCAAGTCCCT GTACCCGGTCTCCGATAGCTCTAGCTACTTTGTGCGCCTCTACACAGAGCCGCTGCTGGTGAACCTGCCCACGCCGGACTTCAGCATGCCCTACAACGTCATCTGCCTCACGTGCACGGTGGTGGCCGTGTGCTATGGCTCCTTCTACAATCTCCTCACCCGAACCTTCCACATCGAGGAGCCCAGCACGGGCGGCCTGGCCAAGCGGCTGGCTAACCTTATCCGGCGTGCCCGTGGCGTGCCACCGCTCTGA
- the LOC131486357 gene encoding early lactation protein-like, with product MKFSLFLALCFPFCLVGIASSEKTSAHLEREAPQELLQTLPALCRLPPVEGPCRGRFYRYFYNSTAHECEHFTYGGCRGNANNFETTEMCRRVCKPPGSNVTFTGDDGVDRDDGGEGGSDQDERRMRTKDTSSLSPGGPPHGGQTECKTGDLRVCPQAPAPALCCLGLDYQLSFYSTCSAGATS from the exons ATGAAGTTCAGCCTGTTCCTTGCCCTCTGCTTCCCCTTCTGCCTGGTGGGCATCGCCAGCTCAGAAAAGACCTCAG CCCATCTCGAGCGAGAGGCTCCCCAGGAACTGCTCCAAACTCTGCCTGCCCTGTGCCGGCTCCCCCCCGTCGAGGGCCCCTGCCGAGGCCGTTTCTACCGCTATTTCTACAACTCTACAGCCCATGAATGTGAGCACTTCACCTACGGTGGCTGTCGGGGCAATGCCAACAACTTTGAGACCACGGAGATGTGTCGGAGGGTCTGCAAACCCCCCG GCAGCAATGTAACCTTCACGGGGGATGACGGTGTTGACAGAGACGACGGAGGCGAGGGTGGCAGTGATCAGGATGAGAG AAGAATGAGGACAAAGGACACAAGCTCCCTATCACCAGGGGGTCCTCCTCATGGAGGCCAGACTGAATGCAAAACTGGGGACCTGCGTGTCTGTCCCCAGGCCCCGGCACCTGCTCTTTGCTGCCTGGGGCTCGACTACCAGCTCAGCTTCTACTCCACCTGTTCAGCTGGAGCCACGTCCTAG